CCGGTGAACACGAGGCCGCTCGCCTGCCGTGCAGGGATCGAGAGGGCCCTGCACAGGGCGCAGAAAAGCGTGGCATGCTCCGTGCAGTCCCCTGACTCGCTCCTGAGGGTCTCTGTGGCCGATTGCAGCGCCACCTTGCTCTCCACCTTCCTGAGGTGCTCGTAAACCCATGTGCAGAGCAGCTCTATCCTCTTCCCCGTCTCTTTCTCATCGCCCGCAATCTCCCGGGCCTTCTTTTTGATGAGGGGATCACCGCTCTCGATGAGCACTGAAGGCTTCAGATAAGGAGCAAGGCTTTCAGCGCTCTCTTTTTTCCCGCCGGTGCCCGGCCTTATCTCATGGAGGGTCACGGCATAGTTCCTGCTGTCTTTCTCCACGGTCTGGTACAGGCAGTTCTCCAGGACTTCCCCCGGCTCGTCACACTCAATGCGCATGGTGAGCTTCATCCGGGAGATGTCGGCGAGAGGGGGGATGAGCTGCGCCACGGCGATCCTGTTTGAATAGGTTCCTGCCGAGACGAATTTGGAAGCCTTTTCCTTTGAGGTCCTCAGGGCCGTGAGGGTCACGGTCTTCATCTTGAGGTTCCGCCCTTTTTCATCAACCCAGAGCCATATGGGTATCCCCGGGATGGCCGAGCTCTGAACCTTCACGAGATAGCATTCCACAGGGGATCCTTCTATCTCGATCCTGTCACGCTTCAGGACCTCCACGTCCTCTCTCTCGAGAGTGCCTTTCTCCTCGTAGATCACTTTCACCGAGAACCTGTTGCCGACCCTCAGGCCCCTGTGCTTCACCAAGAGGCCGCTTGTGCTGAAGACGCATCCCTTTACATAAGGTATCCGCTTTACCGTCACGGTGGAGCCGAGTTTTTTCCTGAAGGCGATATCCTTGCCCGTGATGATGATCTCCGTGGTGATGACCTGCCCCTCTTCGCGGTTCTCCTCCTTGAAATAGAGAGGCTTCATGTCCATTCCCAGGTAAGCGTTCGTAATGGTGACGACATTACTCTTCTTCTCGTCGATGGCAAGCCGGCCCTCTGAGTACTCGCGGAAGTGGTAGCACTTCTTCCCCTGAAATGTCGAGGTCTCTAACACCACGTGCTCCCTGCCGATTTTCTGGCCGTTGAGAAAGATCTCAAACCACCCGTCATCAACAAGGACATCCCTGGCCCAGGCCCTGTTCCCCTGGAGAATGGCAATGAAAAAAAGAGCCGCTAAGCAGAAAATCGCGATGAAAGAGGGACGGGAACGCTTCATTCCCCCTTATTCTCCAGATGAAGCTTATTCCCTCCGTGCATGGGCCGCACCTGTTATTTTCCCTGTAGGTCTTTTGCCATGCAAAATAGGTCTTTTGGACGAATGCTCCCGGTCTTGTTTTGCAGTATGATATAATCAGAGAGCAGCATTATTATATTATTTGCTGCCGAGAGCTGATATTGTTCATGGGGTGAAGAGACTTGCAGCCAGGAGGAGGCTCCTGGCAGGCATATTTTCAAGAGAAAGGAGGTGATACCGATATGAATCTCTCGAGAAGGCGAAGGATATGCAGGAAGGGTGGCTTCACCCTTGTAGAGCTGATGACTGTTATATTCATCATGGCCCTCCTTATGGTCACGGCCATCCCTGTATACAGGAAAGGCATTGACCGCACCCACCTGAGCGTCTGCCAGGCAAACCTGAGGAATATCACGACGGCCCTCCAGGCTTACCAGTATGAAAAAAAGGAGTTCCCCACTACCCTCTCCGATCTTCCCTCCGGCTCTTATATAAAGATTATTCCAAGCTGCCCCT
This is a stretch of genomic DNA from Candidatus Eremiobacterota bacterium. It encodes these proteins:
- a CDS encoding transglutaminase-like domain-containing protein; the encoded protein is MKRSRPSFIAIFCLAALFFIAILQGNRAWARDVLVDDGWFEIFLNGQKIGREHVVLETSTFQGKKCYHFREYSEGRLAIDEKKSNVVTITNAYLGMDMKPLYFKEENREEGQVITTEIIITGKDIAFRKKLGSTVTVKRIPYVKGCVFSTSGLLVKHRGLRVGNRFSVKVIYEEKGTLEREDVEVLKRDRIEIEGSPVECYLVKVQSSAIPGIPIWLWVDEKGRNLKMKTVTLTALRTSKEKASKFVSAGTYSNRIAVAQLIPPLADISRMKLTMRIECDEPGEVLENCLYQTVEKDSRNYAVTLHEIRPGTGGKKESAESLAPYLKPSVLIESGDPLIKKKAREIAGDEKETGKRIELLCTWVYEHLRKVESKVALQSATETLRSESGDCTEHATLFCALCRALSIPARQASGLVFTGSSFGFHAWAEAYNGQWVPVDATLNRVGIPACYIFLGADSEGKPTIQSTVKLVKMLSNTAISVLSVTAGDSTFIPADPSTFMRGNGDRIDHLLWGITLQKPAGWTAGTAGASRLFLDSPGGSRIALFPVYSTFSASPQAIEELARSELEKSVKNLVFGAPRYNSTEHCNLFELSWSGECKGREYKGKAVAVASRDRVFLAVLSYPVELFSEALLDFEKTLGSIELRSSP
- a CDS encoding prepilin-type N-terminal cleavage/methylation domain-containing protein; the protein is MNLSRRRRICRKGGFTLVELMTVIFIMALLMVTAIPVYRKGIDRTHLSVCQANLRNITTALQAYQYEKKEFPTTLSDLPSGSYIKIIPSCPFTHTDTYSAGYIVDNDCGEFTICCKGTNHASLGFKADEPYYVFSRGLGP